The sequence GCAAGAGGCTTTTGTTGTTTAATATGTTTTTCTCTGCCCCTTCGTCTATAACCACCACACCTGCAGGCATGCAGTTTATGATCCACGATTTCTTTGAGTTGATTGTATGTGTTTTGGGTATGAAGTATGAGAACCTAAACTCGCTATCATTGAATAGCTGTTTTATGGCATTGGGGGTTTTGCCGTTTATTATGCAGGCAAGTTTTCCCAATTTGGCTGCGTTGAGGCCTGCCTCTATCTTTGTTTTTATGCCTCCACTACCAAGAAGGCTTTTGCCGTTGTCTTCAAAGTTTACCGTCTCATCTATTGCTTCAATGAATTGGGCTTTGGAATCCTGCGGGTTTTTTGTGTATAGCCCATCTATGGTGCTTAGTATCACAAGAGCATCCGCCTCAATGAGGTTTAGTATGTGGTATGATAGGTTGTCGTTGTCTCCAAACCTCAACTCCTTTATGACAACCGTGTCGTTTTCGTTTATTATTGGCAGTATATCCCATTTTAGCAAGGTAAGGAGCGTGTTTTTGGCGTTTATGAACCTGCGCCTGTTTTGTATATCATCAACCGTAATCAGAATTTGTGATGTTTTTATGCCAAATCCTTCAAATAGCTCTTTGTATATGTTTATCAGTTCTGGCTGACCCAAAGAGGCAAGCGCCTGAAGGTTCACTATGTTGTCTGGGCGTTTTTTTACCCCCATTATACCCATTCCACTTGCTACAGCCCCGCTGGACACAATGAGGATCTGTTTTTTTCTGTTTTTTAGATTTGCTATGTCTTCAACGATGGATTTTAGGGTGTTTTTATCGACAGAGCCGTTGTTTGATATGACCCCGCTGCCTATTTTGATTACTATGCGCCTGGCTTGATTTAGCCTTTCTCTAAATTCTCGCTTATCCATTTCAATAAAGGTTTTAAGCCTTCCTTTTTTAAAGCGCTTATGAGAAATACTTTCTTTGAAAATAATCCTTTATATAATTTTTCATCGATTTTATCAAACAGATCTATCTTGTTCAGGGCTATAGCCCTTTTCCTTTTTAGAAGTTCGGGATTGTATTCTTTGAGTTCTTTTAAGAGCTTTTCATATTTTTCTTTCGGTTCGTCTGTAATATCCAAAACAAACAGCAAAATAGCCGTTCTTTCTATATGTTTCAGAAACCTCAAACCGAGCCCTTTGCCCTTGTGTGCACCTTCTATGATGCCCGGAATATCGGCGATTATAAAATCCTTATCATCGAAAAACACATAACCTAAGTGTGGTTGAAGTGTGGTAAATGGATAGTTTGCTATCTCTGGTTTTGCATCAGAAACAGCCCTGATCAGGGATGATTTGCCTGCATTTGGAAATCCAACAAGGCCAACATCGGCTAAAAGCTTTAGCTCTAAAACTATATCCTTCTCCTCACCCGGCTTACCAGGTTTTGCAACACGAGGTGCCCTGTTTGTTGGACTTGCAAATGCGGCATTGCCCTTTCCACCCTTGCCGCCTTTTGCAATGACAACGGTTTGGCCATCTTGATTTAGATCTGCAATTATATTGTCTTCTTCATCCTTAACTATAGTGCCAACTGGAACAGTAATGATTAGGTCTTTGCCACTTCTTCCTGTTTTGTTGTTTGAGCCACCCGGCTGGCCGTTCTCTGCTGTGAAGCGTTTTTTAAAACGAAAAGACCTCAAAGTGTTTTCGTCCTTTGAGGCCTTGAGTATTACATCGCCCCCTCTGCCGCCATCTCCACCGTCAGGACCACCCTTGGGGACATACTTTTCTC comes from Hippea maritima DSM 10411 and encodes:
- the proB gene encoding glutamate 5-kinase, which produces MDKREFRERLNQARRIVIKIGSGVISNNGSVDKNTLKSIVEDIANLKNRKKQILIVSSGAVASGMGIMGVKKRPDNIVNLQALASLGQPELINIYKELFEGFGIKTSQILITVDDIQNRRRFINAKNTLLTLLKWDILPIINENDTVVIKELRFGDNDNLSYHILNLIEADALVILSTIDGLYTKNPQDSKAQFIEAIDETVNFEDNGKSLLGSGGIKTKIEAGLNAAKLGKLACIINGKTPNAIKQLFNDSEFRFSYFIPKTHTINSKKSWIINCMPAGVVVIDEGAEKNILNNKSLLPSGIKKVYGGFGRGDVINIENEEGDLVAKGITNYDSSEIERIKQQHSNEIVNILGYKYSNDVVHIDNMALTKYHSEE
- the obgE gene encoding GTPase ObgE, with amino-acid sequence MFIDYARIHVKAGDGGRGIVSFRREKYVPKGGPDGGDGGRGGDVILKASKDENTLRSFRFKKRFTAENGQPGGSNNKTGRSGKDLIITVPVGTIVKDEEDNIIADLNQDGQTVVIAKGGKGGKGNAAFASPTNRAPRVAKPGKPGEEKDIVLELKLLADVGLVGFPNAGKSSLIRAVSDAKPEIANYPFTTLQPHLGYVFFDDKDFIIADIPGIIEGAHKGKGLGLRFLKHIERTAILLFVLDITDEPKEKYEKLLKELKEYNPELLKRKRAIALNKIDLFDKIDEKLYKGLFSKKVFLISALKKEGLKPLLKWISENLEKG